The sequence AAGTTATTATTTTGTGGATCTCTAGCAGGAGGAGCGATGATAATTCCAGGTATTTCTGGATCTTTGTTGTTGCTAGCTTTAGGAGAACATCAAAATGTAATATATTATATAAGTAATTTAGATTTTTTACCACTTGGTTATTTTGGAGTGGGAGTAATTTTAGGAATTGCTTTATTTACAAAAGTTATAAATTATTTTTTAAAAAGATATAGAAGTTTAACTTTGTTTTTTATACTGGGGATAGTAGTTGCTTCTTTGATAGAAATGTTAATAAATATATAATTTTTATAAGAAAAGAAAAAACCCGGAAGAAATTTCTTCCGGGTTTAACTTATTAGTTATTTAAATCTAATTATAAAGCGTTAACTCTAGCAGCTAGTCTAGCTTTTTTTCTAGATATAGTATTTTTCTTGAAAACACCTTTAGAAACTGCTTTATCGAACTCTTTATAAGCTGCAGATAAAACTTGTAAAGCTACTTCTTTATTACCATCTTCAATAGAAGCTAGTACCTTTTTAGTTGTAGATTTTACTCTAGTTTTTACTGCTTGATTTCTAACTCTGTTTCTTTCATTTAAAATTACTCTCTTTTTAGCTGATTTATTGTTTGCCAAATCAAAACCTCCTAATATTATATAAAAAATTTATTTGTTCCTAAACGTAAAATAGGTGA comes from Fusobacterium sp. JB019 and encodes:
- the rpsT gene encoding 30S ribosomal protein S20; translation: MANNKSAKKRVILNERNRVRNQAVKTRVKSTTKKVLASIEDGNKEVALQVLSAAYKEFDKAVSKGVFKKNTISRKKARLAARVNAL